The region ACCGTTCTTCTCGATCCCGTCCAGGGCGAGTACTTCGGGCTGGACGAGGTGGGGACGCGGATCTGGGCGCTGCTTCCCGAGCATCCCACCGCCGCCGCGCTCGCGGACCGACTGTTCGACGAGTACGACGCCCCGCGCGAGACGCTGGCGGGAGACGCCGCGCGCCTTCTCGGCCAGCTCGCGGCGATGAAGCTGGTGGTACGCGCGTGAGCGTGCCCTCAGTGGCGCGTTGCGCGCTGGCGCTGCTGGTCGTGCGCGGGTGGCTCAAGGCGCGCGGCTTCGGGCCCACGGTGGCGCGCTGGCGGCGCCTCGGCGAGCGGGCGACCGGCGCCGGCCTCACGCCGGACGAGGTGGAGCGCGCGGCCTGGCACGTGGCCGTGGCGGCGGCGTTCTTCCCCGGGCGGGCGGTGTGCCTGGAGCAGTCGCTCGCGCTGTACGTGCTGCTGCGCCGCCGCGGCGTCCCCGCGGAGCTGCGGCTGGGCGTGCAGGTCTACCCGTTCTACGCGCACGCCTGGGTGGAGCTTGGCGGCCGGCCCGTGAACGAGGACCAGGAGACGGTGGAGAAGTTCCGCCTTCTTCCGCAGGTGGCGGTGTGAGCCGCTTTGCCTGCGCCGCCGCGGCGCCGGGAGCGGAGATTCCGCCCGCACTCCGGCCTCGACTGGCGGCGGGGATCGCCGCGCCCGGAAACGCCGCCGGCGCGCTGGACGGCGACGGGTTCTCCGCGATCGCGAGCACGGAGGCCGACGCGCTGCGTCCGCTCCTCGCCCGCCGCGGCGCGCTGCTGGCCGCGGGTGACGTGCGCCTGGACAACCGCGCGGAGGTGGCTTCGTGGGGCGGCGTCCGCGCGGACGGCAGCTCCGACCTGGAGATCGTGCTCGCGGCGCACGCGGCCCGCGGCGCGAAGTGCCTGGACGGCGTGCTGGGCGATTTCTCCATCGTGCTGTGGGATGGAGATCACCGGACGCTGACGGCGCTGCGCGACCCGTTCGGAGTGAAGCCGCTCTTCTTCTCCCGCCAGGGCGACGTCCTTCTCCTCTCTTCCCGCGCGGCGGCGCTGGCGCGCGAGGGGGATCTCGACGAGGAGTGGATCGCCGACTTCCTCGTCGGTGGCATCGGCCCGCGCGACCGCACGGTGTGGGCGGGCGTGCAGTCCGTCGTCCCCGGCGAGGCGCTGGCCTGGCGCGACGGGAATCTCACGCGCCGCCGCTTCTGGTCCGCGGCCGATTTCGCGCCGGCGGCGGCCGTAGACGAGCGCGCGGCGACGGACACCTTCCGCGATCTGCTCGAGGAGGCGGTGCGCGTCCGGATGGAGGGCGGCGTCCCCATCTGGTCGCAGCTTTCCGGCGGGCTCGATTCGTCGTCCGTCGTCTCCGTCGCGCAGACGCTCGCCGCCGCGGGGAGGGGGCCGGCGATCGCCGGCACGGTGACGCTGGTGGAGACGCTGGGCGACGGCGACGAGCGCAAGTACTCGGACGTGGTCGTCCAGCGCTGGGGGCTGCGCAACGAGACGGTGGTCGACCCTTGGGCGTGGCAGGACGACGGGTTGCCGGCGGAGCGGACGGACGAGCCGCGCGCGCACTTCCCGTTCTGGGCGCGCGACCGGGCGATGGTGGCCGCCGTGCGCCGCGCCGGCGGCCGGGTGCTCCTCTCGGGCCAGGGACCGGACCACTACCTCACCGGCAACCTGGGCCACGTCACCGACCTCGTCGCCACCGGCCACCTCCGCAGGGCCATGCGCGAGCTGGTGCGCCACGCCGTCGCCGAGCGGCAGTCGTTCTGGACCGGGCTCGGGCGCCACGCGATCCATCCCTTCCTCCCCACCTGGCTGAAGCTGCGCCGGGCGCGTCCCCACGAACAGCTCCCGCGGTGGCTCGATCCGGGCTTCGTGCGGCGGATGGAGATCGCCCGGCGGCTGCCGATGGTGCGCGGGCTGGCCGCGCCGCGCGGGGGGAGCTTCTTCGCGCACCAGGTGGCGTCGGAGCTGGACGGATTGTCGGGGATGCTGGAGCGCGGGCCATTCCAGGAGGGGATCGAGATGCGCTATCCCTTCCTGCATCGCCCGCTGGTGGAGCACTCGCTCCGCCTGCCGCCGGGGATGCGCGTCCGCCCCGGCGCGGGGAAGCACGTCCTGCGCGAGGCGATGCGCGGCATCCTTCCCGAGGAGATCCGCACGCGCCGCGGCAAGGGCGGCATCGACGCGCGCCTGCTGTGGGCGCTGCACCGCGAGCGGGCGCGGCTCGACCACCTCCTGCGCGACCCGGAGATCGCGCGGCGCGGCTGGGTGCGCGCCGACGCGCTCCGCGCCGCCACCGAGCAGGCGCGCCAGGGCGAGGTGAAGAGCCTGCCGTTCCTGCTCTGCTCGCTGTCGCTGGAAACCTGGCTGTCGGTGCGCGCGGGGCGCTGGGAAGCGTCCGCGTCCTCGCCCGCCGCGGCGGCCTGACCCGAGTTTCGCCGGCGGAAACCGTCCGCCGGCACGGGCGGGCGTCACGGCGGCGCCTGCCGATATCCACACCCTTGCTGGGAGAAGCAGACCGATGAAGAAGACGTACACGACCCCGACCGTCGTGAAGCACGGCAACGCCGTGGCCGTGACCCTCGGGAACTTCGGTTGGGCGCTCGAGCTCATCAACTGGCGCATCGGCCTCCCCTGAGCGGGTGATCCGCGGGTTCGTGCCGGCGGGTCCGCGAGATGGGCTCGCCGGCAGGGCAGGCGCCGCGGCGGCGCCTGCCGGCATCCACGCCCATGCTGGGAGAAGCAGACCGATGAAGAAGACGTACTCGACCCCGATCCTGGTGAAGCACGGCAACGCCGTGGCCGTGACCCTCGGGCGGGGCAGCCAGCTGCTCGAGCTCATCAACTGGCGCGCACACTGAGCCAGATGCCGGCCGGCGAGCCCTCCGCGTGGGGGCTCGCCGGCCCGGGTCCGGTCGGCGGACTGGCCGCAGCGCACACGATCCCCCACCATCCGGGGATACACCCCCGGCGGAGAAAGCGAGGAGCGCATGGACAAGAAGCCCTATGTTCCGCCCCAGATCACCAGGCACGGCAACGCGGTGCAGATGACCGCAGGCGAGCACGGCCGCGCGCTGGAGCTCATCAACTTCCGCCCGGGCCCGCCGTTTCCGCGCCCGTAGACGACAGGTAGGGCCTCTGTAGCACCGATCAGCGTGCACGGCCGAAGATCCGCCGACCGGACCGCTGGAGCCAAGCGCTGAAGACCATACTCAAACGATCGGGGCGAGACCGTTCGCGGTCCCGCCCCCTCGTCGTTCCAGCGCGCATCCGGACCCGCCGCCGGTTGATTTCAGGCCGATCCGGAGATACCTTTACTCGCCTTCCGCTCCCGTAAGTCGTTCGGAGCCGGAGGGATGCGATGCCCCCTGGTGTAATGGCAGCACAAAGGTCTTTGGAACCTTTGGTGGAGGTTCGAATCCTCCGGGGGCAACTTTATTAGCGATTCTTCGCGGTAGCACAGCGAGTGTGAGGGGCAGGAGAATTTCGGCCCCAAATAATTGGCGCTAAACTATGGCTCCTTATTAGGCGGTCTTTGTTTTCTTTCGCGTACACGCTTGATCACGGGCAAAAGGTCCTTTCTCACCTGCTCCCAAGCAACCGATCTGGGATTCGTCTCCGCGATGCTGCTGTACTTCGATGCCAGCCGCTGAAGCTTTCCAAGATGCGGATCTTCGTCCGCGGCGCACGGTTCTAGTTTCACGCAGACGATCTCTACCTCACCAACTTCCCACCGTTCCCGGGCACGCCTAAGTTCGGGGTTTCTTATATAGGTACTCACCAATGACCTTTGACTAGCAATAAACAGAAAGATATCCATCTCTTCAAGGCGCCGCCGAATCTCCTCGTCCCATTCATCGCCTGCGATCAGCCGCTTGTCTAGCCATGGTACCAACCCATGGTGCTGCTCGAGAACACCGAGCGTCGCGTCCAGTCGCTGAAGCTGCCGTTCGTCCTTGTGTGCATAGCTCACAAAAATGCGCACAGGCACCGGGGCGGTGGTCGGATCACGGTTAATCGCGCGAGATTCTGCGGGTTCCAACTTGTCGAGTTCGAGAGGGACATTCACTTCTGCCGTTCCATCTGGCCGGATTGGCAGCTTTTTCATCGGTATTTCGGGTTCTTCGATTTCGCGCAGTGCTTTAACTCCGATCCAACTCTCGGCCGCACCCGTTAGCTCCAACTCTTCGACAGGTGCCATCTTCATCTCGCCGTGCAACGCCTCCAATTCACGGCGCACCATGGTCACTAGCACTTGTCGTGTGTCGTTGTCGCCTCCGAGGACAAAAACGTCAAGCTCGGGCCTATCCGACTCTTCACGGATAAGCGCCGACGCTTCTCCATGGCGCAGTACGACACCATGACGCCAATGCGGAGCTCCCTCGCTCAAGGCGTGCGTGCGGACGATAAAACGGGGTAGTAACCCTGGCGGAAGCACCTCGTAGCTGTAGCGTAGGCGAACGGGTGCCTCCTCCCAAGGTTCTGCCATTTCCGGTTCGAATTCCGGAAGAAGCTCTGGCACAAGATAGCGCTTGGCCGGTACTCCCGGCTCCCCTTCTTCTTCGCTGGCAAAGCAGAGCTGGAACGCGCGCATAAGTTCAAGTATGAACGGGTGCGTCTCAGCCGGATAGTCACGCGCCTTGACCACTCTTTGAGCCTCGGCCTCCTCCAGCACGCGCGGCATAGTGCTGACCGCGAGTTGCCCGTTGTTCTCTGCCACTGAGGGCGATCTGATAACCGC is a window of Longimicrobium sp. DNA encoding:
- a CDS encoding PqqD family protein, yielding MAAQEGDRTVLLDPVQGEYFGLDEVGTRIWALLPEHPTAAALADRLFDEYDAPRETLAGDAARLLGQLAAMKLVVRA
- a CDS encoding asparagine synthase-related protein, producing MSRFACAAAAPGAEIPPALRPRLAAGIAAPGNAAGALDGDGFSAIASTEADALRPLLARRGALLAAGDVRLDNRAEVASWGGVRADGSSDLEIVLAAHAARGAKCLDGVLGDFSIVLWDGDHRTLTALRDPFGVKPLFFSRQGDVLLLSSRAAALAREGDLDEEWIADFLVGGIGPRDRTVWAGVQSVVPGEALAWRDGNLTRRRFWSAADFAPAAAVDERAATDTFRDLLEEAVRVRMEGGVPIWSQLSGGLDSSSVVSVAQTLAAAGRGPAIAGTVTLVETLGDGDERKYSDVVVQRWGLRNETVVDPWAWQDDGLPAERTDEPRAHFPFWARDRAMVAAVRRAGGRVLLSGQGPDHYLTGNLGHVTDLVATGHLRRAMRELVRHAVAERQSFWTGLGRHAIHPFLPTWLKLRRARPHEQLPRWLDPGFVRRMEIARRLPMVRGLAAPRGGSFFAHQVASELDGLSGMLERGPFQEGIEMRYPFLHRPLVEHSLRLPPGMRVRPGAGKHVLREAMRGILPEEIRTRRGKGGIDARLLWALHRERARLDHLLRDPEIARRGWVRADALRAATEQARQGEVKSLPFLLCSLSLETWLSVRAGRWEASASSPAAAA
- a CDS encoding lasso peptide biosynthesis B2 protein gives rise to the protein MSVPSVARCALALLVVRGWLKARGFGPTVARWRRLGERATGAGLTPDEVERAAWHVAVAAAFFPGRAVCLEQSLALYVLLRRRGVPAELRLGVQVYPFYAHAWVELGGRPVNEDQETVEKFRLLPQVAV
- a CDS encoding COR domain-containing protein, whose product is MPDVWLPFPDRWRAIKNHVAGMSDNFLPYGRYAELCNENGETDPDAQADLAGILHALGLALYFGKDPRLHDTRVLNPRWVTGGVYAVIRSPSVAENNGQLAVSTMPRVLEEAEAQRVVKARDYPAETHPFILELMRAFQLCFASEEEGEPGVPAKRYLVPELLPEFEPEMAEPWEEAPVRLRYSYEVLPPGLLPRFIVRTHALSEGAPHWRHGVVLRHGEASALIREESDRPELDVFVLGGDNDTRQVLVTMVRRELEALHGEMKMAPVEELELTGAAESWIGVKALREIEEPEIPMKKLPIRPDGTAEVNVPLELDKLEPAESRAINRDPTTAPVPVRIFVSYAHKDERQLQRLDATLGVLEQHHGLVPWLDKRLIAGDEWDEEIRRRLEEMDIFLFIASQRSLVSTYIRNPELRRARERWEVGEVEIVCVKLEPCAADEDPHLGKLQRLASKYSSIAETNPRSVAWEQVRKDLLPVIKRVRERKQRPPNKEP
- a CDS encoding lasso RiPP family leader peptide-containing protein, producing MKKTYTTPTVVKHGNAVAVTLGNFGWALELINWRIGLP
- a CDS encoding lasso RiPP family leader peptide-containing protein, which produces MKKTYSTPILVKHGNAVAVTLGRGSQLLELINWRAH